Part of the Oceanispirochaeta sp. genome, CATCATTCAGTGAAGACCGGGACTGAATCCATTTTGTTCCATCAGGATAAAAAACAGCCGCCAGGAGCAGGCTTATAAACAGGGCTGCCAGGGATATCAGTTCCTGGATCATTCCTCTAAATGCACCCCGTAATGAACTGATTGTGATCACTGCCAGGAAAATGAAATCCAGTATTCCCAAATCCATTCAGAACTCCTTTAAAAGATAAGATACTATAACATCTTCGGCTCTTTTGTTCACAAAGTTCCTGCAATTCTCTGCCATTTTTTTCCTTTCTGTTTCATTGGACCATAAGCTTATGACCAGATCTGTGAGCCCTGTGGCTGTCGGTTCTCTGTCTTTTAGCACCAGAGCCATTCCTCTTTGGCTGACAATTTCCGCATTTAGTATCTGATCACCCCGGCTGCCGGCTCTCAGTGGAATAAGGATGCCCGGAGTCTCTGTTACAGCCAGCTCCCAGAGGGTTCCCGCTCCCCCGCGGCTGACCGCTAAATCGGCTTTTTTCAGTAAGGCTGGCAGTTCCTCCCTCAGATAAGGAAGGGGATAATAATTTTTATGGTGGATCTCGGTGTTAAAAAGATCGTCTCCCATCTGATGGACAACAACATAACGGCTGCAAAGTTCTTCCAGACTCTCTCTGATCAATTGATTGATCTGCTTCGCACCGGAACTGCCCCCCAGGACAAGGAGGAGAGGATGTCCCTCCAGCCTTTTTTCCCAATACTCTGATAAGGGAATGTTATTCTCAAAAAACTCGGTTCTTACAGGATTGCCTGAGATCACTATTTTATTTTTAGGATCCCCTAAATGTTTACGGCTCTCATCATAGGCTAGAAAGGTGTTCCTGGTCATCCTGTGATTGATTTTTGTTGCCAGGCCAGGGATGACATCGGAATCATGTGTATACGAGGGAACCCTCAAAAAGAAAGCAGCGCAAACAGGAGGGACACTGACGAATCCTCCCTTTGAAAATACCAGTAGAGGATGCAGCTTAATAATAAGCCTCAGGGATTGAATGAAACCGATAAAAATACGAAAAAGGTCGGTAAAATTTTGCACAGAAAAATATCGTCTCAGTTTTCCTGTACTGATGGGGTAATATTCAAGACCCCACTCCCCTATGATTCTTTTTTCGATGCCATTTCGGGACCCTATCCAGCACACTCTGAAACCTTTGTCCTGCAATAATTTTATGATGGGCAATCCAGGATAGACATGTCCTCCTGTTCCTCCACCGGTGAATACAATTGTCTTGCTTTTCATATACTACTCTTTGAATCTTTTCTCTGCCTGTATTTTAATCTGTTCTATTTGTCTGTCAATGCCACGGATGTCTACAGCCTTTCCCAGGCTTTCCAGCTTTTCAAGTTGACAATGGTATTCATTCCTGGTTTTTTTATGAGCCAGCATTTTAATCCTGCGGGGAACCTCCCTCAACAGTCCCGGAGCCGTCTTCGACTTCTCATCTGAATACTTTTTCTTTATGACGGCATATATTTCATTCAGTTCATCATCCCGGGTTTTGCAGGCTGCGAGGTTTAATATTTCCAACAATTTTTCAAGTTTAGTCTTTGTCCAGCCGGACAGGTTTGTTTCTAAAGTTATAAAGAGGTCCCATTTTATTTTCAGGAGGAGATCACTTTCTTTGATTTTCATCGAAATCTGATTCTTATCCACCCATTGAGCATAGGAACTCAATTTTTCAAGGGAATAGACTCTTTTTTCCATAAGAGCCAACTCACGCAGTAGGAGGAGTCGTCTTATTTTCGGACGGGATCGGGACTGGGCCTTTTTTTCAGTATCAATGGCTAGAACAAACTCAATATTGCTATGAAGACGGTTGTTGCTCTGCCTTCCCCCCCGGTATTTTGAGTATTGATTACTGATAATGCTTATGTGACCTTTTTTTTCACAAATTTTCATCATCATTTCAAAGGGAATCAAACCGTCATTGCTATAGCTGATCAGGATTCTCCTGGCTCTTATATCATGCATCAATTCTGAAAATGCCTGACTGGCGGAAGCTTTGTAACAGTAGGGGGATTTAGTTTTGATCCAATCTTTTCTGATAGCCGCTTTTTCCTTGAGCTCTCCCTTTTCATTGAGATCTAGAGGTGCGGGTATTTTATCCCAGAGGGCAATTGTATTCAGTATGTGATAATTGCTTCCGTATTGATGCTGATTGTAAGGGGGGTCAAGATAGGCCACATCAGCCATAGGAAGGTTCTTGTCCTTTACAAGGTCATTTGCATCCCGGCAGTATACATCGGCTCCCGGGCAGTCAAGGGGGAGCACTGGGTAGGAAAGTATAATGGGGCCCAAAATCCGTGATAACGCATCCTGACCATGACCACCGAATCCCTTATGAAATGCTTTGAAAACCCCTGAAGTATTAGTATGCTTGGAGCATTCACAGAGAAGGAGGCCAATCAGCAAATTCCTGATCGACTGATCAGGACCGGTGGCCTGTGGTGGGAAATGCAATTCAATATAATTTCTGATAGAATCAATTCTGAGGGCATTCTCTCGTGTATAAAAGAGTCTTTCAATTTTATAATTTGCATTCTGGGGATCTTTGTCAGAGGGAGCATAATAACGGGCCATATAACTTTTTTCATCATGGACTGGGGGCAAATTGTTTATTTGATATAAAAGGTCCCTGAGGCTTTCAGAACTACCGAAGAGGAAGGGAATGTCTTTCTGGCTCAGTCTGAGATGGGATTCTCCCAGTATCCGTGAGTATTCTTCCCAGTCATTGCTTATAACCTGGTATCCCATAAGGCGCCCCAGGCGGGATACGACTCCGGAACCCGCAAAAAGATCAAGAAAAACACTGTTTTCTTTCTTATGAATGTTTAGAGCCTCATAAATCAGTGGCAGTAAACTTCTTTTATTACCAATATATGTTATCAGCTGTTCTTTCAGATAAGTATCATTCAATATGCTCAATATGGAGATCCCCTCCCCGGGAAAGTCCTTGTCAGGTGTGTGTACACATTACAACAGTCCTAAAAAATAATCCATAAAAATGTATAAGTCTTTCTTGATTTTCTGGATGGATCCATTAGACTTGGTAGTATAGAAAATGGAAGGGGGATATATGAAAAGTCTACCACCTAAAGGTGAAGGCTGGTCTTGACCGGCGCTTTGTATGATCTAATTGTTAAAAAAAAGCCTTAATAGGCCATTATATAAATATGAGATAACATACACAGAGATTACACATCCTGATATGTGTCCAAATAGCCGGCGCCTGCCGGCTTTAATATTTATAAAATAAAAGGGGATGCTCTATGCATCCCCTTTTCAATTGATAGTGATGGGCGTTGAGGGACTTGAACCCCCGACATCCTGCTTGTAAGGCAGGCGCTCTCCCAACTGAGCTAAACGCCCGAATAAACGGCTGATAAAAGATGGGCGTTGAGGGACTTGAACCCCCGACATCCTGCTTGTAAGGCAGGCGCTCTCCCAACTGAGCTAAACGCCCGTACCATCTTTTTAACGTTCAGCAATTTATCATAATGGGTGTGACAGGTCAATAGAATCCAGAAAAAATAATTGGAACAATCTACCATGTCAATTGAAAGGGATCAGAAATCGCTGATAGTGACTGTACCCTCAGAAATTATATCATGATCTAACAGATATATTTTCCTCTTCCCCGCAGTTTTCGCCATGATATCACATATACTGAAATTTTCTTGAATTAGAATCTCCCTGTTTTCCCCTGGATCTAAAATATCTCCCATTAAGAGTTCCTGCTTCCTGGACTTGATCTGGTCAATAAGAAAAACTTCAATAATTTCCTCATCGGTTTTGTTCTGAAGATAAATTATAACAGATGAAAAATCCTTGATACGGTCATTGTCATAATAGACAAGAAAATCAGCATCCATGGGAACTTTTAAAGTTTTACTGAAGGTTTTTCCATCAGCTCCCTTTAAATGAAGCGTATAGGTTTTCCCTTCTTCCAGAGGAAGATGCAGAGTCCGGCTTTCAGAAGATTGCAGAACTTCCCCAACCAGGAGGTTTTCAGTTCCCGGTACTTTTTCTTTATCCAGAAAGATCCTGAATACAGGAAAATTTGTATAGTTAAAGACTTCAATATCCACAAGATTCTGGGGTTCCAGTGAATCTTCATTCAACAGATCAGGAGGGTCTGAAAACATTCTATCCCTTGGTATGGGCTGGGCTCCATAAACGGCATCTGGATCTGTTAAATCAGGGTATTCATCGGGGAATTCTCTGTAATGTTCCGGCAGAATATAGACTATGCTGTTCTGTTCAATCGCAACATT contains:
- a CDS encoding DNA adenine methylase, with translation MSILNDTYLKEQLITYIGNKRSLLPLIYEALNIHKKENSVFLDLFAGSGVVSRLGRLMGYQVISNDWEEYSRILGESHLRLSQKDIPFLFGSSESLRDLLYQINNLPPVHDEKSYMARYYAPSDKDPQNANYKIERLFYTRENALRIDSIRNYIELHFPPQATGPDQSIRNLLIGLLLCECSKHTNTSGVFKAFHKGFGGHGQDALSRILGPIILSYPVLPLDCPGADVYCRDANDLVKDKNLPMADVAYLDPPYNQHQYGSNYHILNTIALWDKIPAPLDLNEKGELKEKAAIRKDWIKTKSPYCYKASASQAFSELMHDIRARRILISYSNDGLIPFEMMMKICEKKGHISIISNQYSKYRGGRQSNNRLHSNIEFVLAIDTEKKAQSRSRPKIRRLLLLRELALMEKRVYSLEKLSSYAQWVDKNQISMKIKESDLLLKIKWDLFITLETNLSGWTKTKLEKLLEILNLAACKTRDDELNEIYAVIKKKYSDEKSKTAPGLLREVPRRIKMLAHKKTRNEYHCQLEKLESLGKAVDIRGIDRQIEQIKIQAEKRFKE
- the murG gene encoding undecaprenyldiphospho-muramoylpentapeptide beta-N-acetylglucosaminyltransferase — translated: MKSKTIVFTGGGTGGHVYPGLPIIKLLQDKGFRVCWIGSRNGIEKRIIGEWGLEYYPISTGKLRRYFSVQNFTDLFRIFIGFIQSLRLIIKLHPLLVFSKGGFVSVPPVCAAFFLRVPSYTHDSDVIPGLATKINHRMTRNTFLAYDESRKHLGDPKNKIVISGNPVRTEFFENNIPLSEYWEKRLEGHPLLLVLGGSSGAKQINQLIRESLEELCSRYVVVHQMGDDLFNTEIHHKNYYPLPYLREELPALLKKADLAVSRGGAGTLWELAVTETPGILIPLRAGSRGDQILNAEIVSQRGMALVLKDREPTATGLTDLVISLWSNETERKKMAENCRNFVNKRAEDVIVSYLLKEF